Within Corynebacterium jeddahense, the genomic segment GCCGCGGAAGAGCACGTCGCCGGAGAACACCACACCGTCGGCGACGAGCATGACGCAGCCCGGCGAGTGGCCCGGTGCGTGCACCACGTCGAAGGTCACGCCGGCGACGTCAAGCGGCGCGCCGCCGGCCAGGTCGTGGAGGTGTTCGACGGGTTGCATGCCGGAGGCGTCGTAAAGCACCCGCGCCTCCTCGCTCACCCCCTCGCCGCGCTCGAGCATGAAGTCGTCCGCGGGGTGGATGAACGTGTCCACGCCGAACTTCGCCGCGTCGCGCGTGTGGTCGATGTGGCCGTGCGTGAGCACCACCGCCTCGAGGCTGGCGCCCTCGCACGCGAGGTGCTCGGTGACGGCTTCGTACGCGCCGAGCCCCGGGTCGACGACGAGGGCGCGCCCCCGCTCCTCCACGATGTAACAATTGGTTTGGAACGGACCCGCGGCGAAACCGGTGATTCTCATGCTGGCCACTGTATGCCGGCTGCTAGGCTTTCACACCGTTCGCGCGGGGCAGTTGCGTATCGACGAGCTCCGCTTTCAACTAACCGAACCAGTGAGGTGCACGCCCAGTGGCAACGAACGAACAGCGCGGCAAAGACGCCCTGTCTGATCTCGAGCGCGAGCTCAACGCGCGCGACAGGAAAGAAAAGAACCGCCCGTGGACGGTTGCCGCGATCTCCGCGGCGGTCATCGCCCTCGTCGGCGGCGGCATCTTCTTCGCCGCCACGAAGGACGACGGCGACAACACTGCCGCGAGCGAGACCACCGCGACGGAGAGCGCGGACACCTCCACCACCGAGCAGGAGCCGTTCGACGCCTCGAAGTACGAGCCGATCGCCACCACGCGTGACGTCGCCCTGCCGCCGACCGTCAACTGCACGTACAACAAGGCCAACGACGGCGGCGACGGCGTGAGCGCGCCGCAAACCGACGGCATCTCCACCGAGGGCACCGTCACCGTCGAGCTGGACACGAACCAGGGTCCGATCGGCATGGAGCTCGACCGCTCCGCCTCCCCGTGCACCGTCAACGCCATCGAGCACCTGGCCAAGGAGGGCTTCTACAACGACACGGTGTGCCACCGCCTGACCACGGGCGACGGCCTGAAGGTGCTGCAGTGTGGCGACCGCGCCGGCACCGGCGCCGGCGGCCCGGGCTTCCAGTTCGACAACGAACTGCCCACGGACAAGGCCCTCGACGAGGTGGATATGTCCGGCGTGAACATCCCTGAGACCGCCACCGACCAGGAGAAGAAGCAGACCCGCTCGATGATGCTGCAGCAGGTCGCCCAGCCGGAGCGCTACGAGCGAGGCACGATCGCCATGGCGAATGCCGGCGTGGACACGAACGGCTCGCAGTTCTTCCTCAACTACGGTGACTCGGTGCTGCCCCCGCTGTACACCTACTTCGGCCACATCGACGACGCCGGCCTGTCCACCCTGGACAAGATCGCCGCGAACGGCGTCGAGGGCGGCTCCGAGGACGGCGCACCGGCCGAGGAGGTCCGCATCCAGAAAGCAACCGTGAAGTAGCCACCATCCATTGCACCGGGGGTGCGCAGCCGTTAGCATCCCCAGAAGCACACCGCTGTATTTTTTCGACTCCACTGAACGAGGTTTGACGCAATGAAGGCCCGCACCAGTCTCGCAGCCGCCGCCACCGCCGCAGCCGTCACCGTCTCCGGCGTTACCGCCGCGGGCGCGGTGACCGTGAACGACACCCCCGAGAGCAAGGCCCAGGAGACCACGAAGGAAAAGAGCGGGGGTTCCTCGTTCTCCGACATCTCCGAGATGAGCATCGACGAGATCAACGACTGGATCGCCGTGGTCACCGCCATCGTCGGCCTGATCACCCAGGTGCTCACCGTGGTGAACAAGTTCGCCCGCTAGCCCAAGCGTTCCCGCACCGACCGCGCCGCCTGGCCGGTCGGTGTCGTGCATTTCGGCACCCCACAGGGGCACAGGGACACAGCAACACCGCCGGAACCCCCGAGTAGGGACTCCGACGGTTTTCGCTTTTGCTACGCGCTAGGAGATCTTGGCGATCGGGCCGAGGATGCTATCGATCGGGCCGGCCAGGAACACGGCGAGCACGCTGAGCAGCGCGACCATGCCCGCGATGATGACTGCGAGCGGGGCGTTGCTGGAGCCGTTCGAGCTCGAGCCGTCGGAGCTGGAGCTGGAGCCCTTCGCGGTCGTCGGGGCGGGGGAAGTGGTCGTGGTGGTGTTCGTCGGGGTCGGTTCCGGCGTCGGCGTCGGCTTCGGATCCTGCGCCGGGGTCGGTTCCGGGGTCGGGGTCGGTTCCGGGGTCGGGGTCGGGGTCGGGGCGGCGGCCACCGTGACCGGGAGCGTGACCTTCGTGCCAGCGTTGGTGGTGATCTCGAGGGTCTGCGCGCCAGAAGCGTCCGCCGGAATCTCGATCTCGACCTTCGCGCGGCCCTGCTCGCCCAGGCCCTTGTCGGCGTCGGTGACGTCGTTGTTCACCGTTGCGGAACCGGTCGCGCCACCGAGCTTCACGTCGACGGTGCTCGCCTTGGCCTCGCCGTCAGAGGAGTAGCTCAGGGAGGTCAGCTCGATGGTGTTCTTCTCGCCGGCCTTGAGGCCGCCCTCCGGCAGAACCACGCCGACGTCCTTCTGGCCCTCGCGCACCTTCGCATTGCCGGTCTGGAGGTAGTCCACGAACGCCTGCAGGTCATTGTAGCCCACGTCGTTGCGGTCGCGGACCTCGTCCTTGTTGATCAGGCCGTCGCCGCCGTCGAGGAGGAACGTCGATGCCGCGACGGTGTAGTCCTTCTTCGGGTCGACGGACTCGCCGTTGATCTTGATGTCGAGGATGCGGTTGCCGCGCTCGGCGTTCGGGTTGTAGGTGTAGGAGACGTTGTCCGACAGGCCCATGTCCAGGCGCGGGCGGCCGGACTTCGCCTCGGCCTCAGCCGTCCGCCACTGGTTCTCCAGCGCCTCCTTGATGGCGGCGCCGGACAGGGTGGCCACCGCGATGTTGTTGCCGAACGGCTGGACGGTCGCGGCCTGCTCGTAGGTCACGTCGCCCTTGGAGAGGTCATCGCGGACGCCGCCAGCGTTCATCACGCCGAAGTCGATCTTCGTGTCCAGGAACGCAGAGAGCGCCGCGACGGCCGACTGGGCGAGCATGTTGTTCGCGGTGGACTCGGTGCCGCGGTTGGTGCCGGGCTTGTCACCCGGGTTGGAGCCGCGCTTGAAGTCAGCGTCGATGGTAGCGATGACCTTCTGGCCGCGCTCCTGGGAGATCTTCTCGGCCTCGGCGACGATCTTCTCGACCTCCGGGTCCGGGGTGATGCCGAGGTCGGCGAGCTGCGTCGCGTCGATCTGCTTTGCGTCGACCTTGACAACCTTCTTCTCGGCTTTGTCGTAGGTGAAGGTGACGTCGGTGACAACCTTGCCGTACTCGTAGGACTGCGCGAACGGCACGGCCGCGTTGAGGTCGAGGCGCTTGATGTGGTCGTCGCCGCCGAAGACGAAGTCGACGTACTTCGGGTCGAGCTTCGGCGAGCTGGTGTCCGCCGGATCGTGGATGAGGGCGATCACCATGTCGGCCTCGCCGTTGTCCTTGATCTTCTTCGCCTCGACGTTGACCTGCTCCGCGGAGTCTTTGAAGTCGATGCCGGCGACGTTGGCGGGGCTGGACTTTTCCGGGGTGAGGTTGGAGGTGGTGCCGACGAGCGCGACCTTCACGCCGTCCTTCTCCACGATGGTGTACGGCTTCACGGTCTGCTTGCCATCGACGAAGATGTTCGCGCCAAGCTGCTTGTCGTTGGTGCCCGGGACGATGCGGTCGATGAGGTCCTTGTAGCCCTTGTCGAACTCGTGGTTGCCCACGGCGGAGCCGTCGGTGCCGATGGCGTTAATGAAGTCCATCGTGTACTTGTCGTCCGAGATGAACGAGACGAATGCGGAGCCGCCCTGATTGTCGCCGGAGGAGGTGACGATGGTGTTCGGGTTCTGGCCACGCAGGTAGTTCATGATGCCCGCGACGTTCGCGGCACCCATCTCGTCGGTGCTCTTCGGCGTGAGGGCACCGGTCTCTTTGTCCTTGGTCAGGTTTGCCTTGAGACGGCCGTGG encodes:
- a CDS encoding MBL fold metallo-hydrolase, translated to MRITGFAAGPFQTNCYIVEERGRALVVDPGLGAYEAVTEHLACEGASLEAVVLTHGHIDHTRDAAKFGVDTFIHPADDFMLERGEGVSEEARVLYDASGMQPVEHLHDLAGGAPLDVAGVTFDVVHAPGHSPGCVMLVADGVVFSGDVLFRGSIGRTDLPDSDPAQMLESLRGPVWNLDDALDVLPGHGPATTVAHERATNPFLRRSR
- a CDS encoding peptidylprolyl isomerase encodes the protein MATNEQRGKDALSDLERELNARDRKEKNRPWTVAAISAAVIALVGGGIFFAATKDDGDNTAASETTATESADTSTTEQEPFDASKYEPIATTRDVALPPTVNCTYNKANDGGDGVSAPQTDGISTEGTVTVELDTNQGPIGMELDRSASPCTVNAIEHLAKEGFYNDTVCHRLTTGDGLKVLQCGDRAGTGAGGPGFQFDNELPTDKALDEVDMSGVNIPETATDQEKKQTRSMMLQQVAQPERYERGTIAMANAGVDTNGSQFFLNYGDSVLPPLYTYFGHIDDAGLSTLDKIAANGVEGGSEDGAPAEEVRIQKATVK
- a CDS encoding bifunctional metallophosphatase/5'-nucleotidase → MFDFRRAGALIAATTTTAVVLTATPFVSAAEADQVTIDVANITDFHGRLKANLTKDKETGALTPKSTDEMGAANVAGIMNYLRGQNPNTIVTSSGDNQGGSAFVSFISDDKYTMDFINAIGTDGSAVGNHEFDKGYKDLIDRIVPGTNDKQLGANIFVDGKQTVKPYTIVEKDGVKVALVGTTSNLTPEKSSPANVAGIDFKDSAEQVNVEAKKIKDNGEADMVIALIHDPADTSSPKLDPKYVDFVFGGDDHIKRLDLNAAVPFAQSYEYGKVVTDVTFTYDKAEKKVVKVDAKQIDATQLADLGITPDPEVEKIVAEAEKISQERGQKVIATIDADFKRGSNPGDKPGTNRGTESTANNMLAQSAVAALSAFLDTKIDFGVMNAGGVRDDLSKGDVTYEQAATVQPFGNNIAVATLSGAAIKEALENQWRTAEAEAKSGRPRLDMGLSDNVSYTYNPNAERGNRILDIKINGESVDPKKDYTVAASTFLLDGGDGLINKDEVRDRNDVGYNDLQAFVDYLQTGNAKVREGQKDVGVVLPEGGLKAGEKNTIELTSLSYSSDGEAKASTVDVKLGGATGSATVNNDVTDADKGLGEQGRAKVEIEIPADASGAQTLEITTNAGTKVTLPVTVAAAPTPTPTPEPTPTPEPTPAQDPKPTPTPEPTPTNTTTTTSPAPTTAKGSSSSSDGSSSNGSSNAPLAVIIAGMVALLSVLAVFLAGPIDSILGPIAKIS